The proteins below come from a single Oscillospiraceae bacterium genomic window:
- a CDS encoding thioredoxin family protein, with the protein MAAMNMNQEQFKQLIREEKPVLVDFWAPWCSYCRRIGPAYEKVGEEYADSLVVGKINIDEEPQLAGAEGIKVIPTLVLFRNGKAVGSITAPGSKAEIDRFIQEALAK; encoded by the coding sequence ATGGCAGCTATGAACATGAATCAGGAGCAGTTTAAGCAGTTGATCCGGGAGGAAAAGCCTGTTTTGGTGGATTTCTGGGCGCCCTGGTGCAGCTATTGCCGGAGGATCGGCCCTGCGTATGAGAAGGTTGGAGAGGAATACGCGGACAGCCTTGTCGTCGGCAAGATCAATATTGACGAGGAGCCGCAGCTGGCGGGGGCCGAGGGAATCAAGGTCATCCCAACTCTGGTGCTGTTCCGGAACGGAAAGGCCGTGGGTTCCATCACCGCGCCCGGCTCAAAGGCAGAGATCGACCGTTTCATTCAGGAAGCCTTGGCGAAATAA